From the genome of Vitis riparia cultivar Riparia Gloire de Montpellier isolate 1030 chromosome 11, EGFV_Vit.rip_1.0, whole genome shotgun sequence:
tttcaaaataaaatttcaaaatactattctcaaatagttttccaaattttccaaaattctaaaaattttaatttaattttttttaaataccatttccaaataatttccaaaactccaaaaaaaagtcaaaaaaaaaaaatttaaataccaTTCTCAGATAATTTCCAAAAtgccaaaatttcaaatttatttttctcaagtaATTTTCTAAAtagttttccaaaatttaaatttcaaaaaaaaaatcattctcaaataaattttccaaaattccaatttttaaaataccatcttcccaaaattcttttttttttttttaaatactatcttcaaataaattttccaaatttccaaaattccaatttttaaaataccatcttcatataaattttccaaaattccattttttaaaaaaaaaaaaatactatcttcaaataaatttttcaaaattctaaaattccaatttttaaaataccatcttcaaataaattttccaaaattcgaaatttaattttttaaaatactatcttcaaataaattttccaaattttcaaatttaattttttaaaatactatcttcaaataaattttccaaaattccgaaattccaaacttaattttttaaaataccattttcaaataaattttccaaaattccaaacttattttttaaaatatcattctcaaataaattttcaagaattccaatttccaaatttaattttttttttaaatgtcatcttcaaataattttttaaaatcccaaatttcaaatttaactttcaaaacttccattttcaatttttttttaaatgaataagttttcataattccaaaataatggaatttatgagaattaattcataaaaaaataaattgggctttggtgggggcccaatattcataacatttctttcgaaaataattcaagtgaattgcatgattgattttgtttgattttgatttggttttgtgtGAGATTTTTTACACTTGTCATTGTATACTAACCTTGTTTTCATAACAACGCTTTATTACCTGCTACCAAGATACACTCTCACCCTCACTTTGTTTATTGTTTCGTTATCATAACTTGTTTTTTGAACTATGATCATTTTGATATCCATTgatctcctagttaattgtcatgtctgtttcatcttatttagtagaaacccatttttaggggcttagaggggtgttacggtcttaaccataccttcccaataagtaacctgatccccgaacccaggtttagtttttcacagaccgttttttccaaataaggagtcacacttagggttttcttttttattttgttctctcttaaaaaaaaaataaaacaaaaataaatggcgactccaagtcttttctaaaaatgatatattttcaccaaataaattaaaagtgagTCGCGACATCGGGTGGGAACGCATCAAGCtaaaaatgcagggtccacacaTAGTCTCCCATTCTTCTACAGAGGTAGAATACCAATGTCTTGCAACTACAACAGCAAAACTGACTCGGGTTCAATAATTTCTTCAAGAGTTACATGTTTTTCCTCCACACCATCCAATGTTCTGGTGTGATAACCAAGGTTCTATTGCCCTTGCCAACAATCCCATGTTCCATGCTCACACTAAACATATTAAGCTTGATGTCCATTTCATTTGTGAAAAGGTCCTAAACCATCAACTCTCCATCCAACATGTTCCCTCTCTTGAGCAAGTGACAGATATATTCACTAAACCACTCCTTGTCCCGTACTTCCAACATCTTCGTAGCAAGCTTCACATCACTTCTCTCTCACGTTTGAAATGGCATAAAATATCCATgcaaaaaaaagtcaaaagtgGTTCTTCAATAAACGCTCCAGAAAAGTCTACGTTCAACTTAAAGAGGCATGTTAAGGGGATGCCTTCAGCACTCTTAGCTGCAGACTACATGCAACAACAAAATCATGTGAAACCCACTTCAAGAAAGTTCAAGGAAGGTGTTGTATGTGTAGGATAAGTAAAGAACAATTAGAGTTGTTAAGGTGCTCTTTGTCTATTAGAAAGAGAACATTTTATAGTtgttaaaactatatatatatatatatatatatatatatatatgtacaaatCAAAGTACGtataaaaggcaaaaaaaaaatttggaaatctctctctctctctctctttgttctCTTTCTTTACAACATTTATCAAAAACAAGTTAACGaacatttcaaattcttcaacaaacttttattttataaaacataaaaaaatcattttcaaaaaatgttttcgaAAACTCTAGATGTGATATAATCTCTTAGATTATACTAGAAAATGTTTCCCTTTAttacaattttagaaaaattaatttttcatattcaaactACTTGTGAGACAAGTGGCATGGGCATTCAATAGGAAGATGGGGTAGGGTTTGAACAATATTATGCTATTTGAGGACATGGCATCCATCCAAGGCAGTCATAGGAgtgtaattatattttattgatatttgatattattagaaaatagttccaaaaaaaaaaaaactaaaagtttAACACTATGTTAAAGGAATtcaatcaaaatgaaataaaataaattcgacttcattaaaaaaaaaaaaaaatcatttttagtaattttattattgtaatcCTACTTCaataattgggaaaaaaaatattaatgtctTTAAATGTAGTTAGTTAGTGTCCGCTTGGGTGTGcacatcttattttcttttttccttttttaaattaaaagcttttatataaaatgtaaaacatcttgtataaaattataaatttgtcttattgtctttaaaaatcattttcaaaaattttaaaaattaaggtagtaaattttttctttttctatacctcaaaatttttaatccgttactttttcaatataaacatataaaagtttttgtatattatatcaaagtttatatatatatataatacccATTTcatacaaactctaagttattgtttgaaattttctactcttagaaaatatatttaaaatatagattttcATGTAAAAAGTTGAAAAGGGTTAGAAATTGGTGGATAAAAGTAGTATATGTATAAATAATAGATGATAATCAAAGAAATGACATGTTTACAGTATAAAAAAGGGGATGATATCAAACAGCATGGAGTTAACTTAGGGccttacttttttattttcttttaattgattctaCAATCttgaataaattaaagtttagaaaataaaacttaGGTGGTCTTGTGCCTAAATTAGTGAGCATTGCCCTTAGTACTTGGGCCTTGACAAGGCCCAAGAATATGGCCTTCTGAGTTGTTTGTTGGGCCTTCACTATTGGGCTAATTTCATCTTAAAACTTTAATATCATCAATGAGGGCTCAAATTCTAATCATTCCTTGAATCATTCACAAAAACTTTTATTGTACAATTACCCGTATCATCTTTGGTCAAAAGAGTAATTCCCCAATTTTCTCTTCCCATTGTATCATTCCAACTTGTCCAGTCATTGTTCTTTAAACCAATAATCAAACCAAATTTTAACTagtttttttatacaaaataaatatgtatCTAGAAAAATCAGGTATTAAGGGAGATTATTCATGAATGTAAATTTAGCTCATgaactcaaaaaaaaaacttcaccgatctttgaaatttgaaattaaggCTTGCCTCCAGCCCGACTAGACTACCTGAAGCTTTCGCTTTTTCCAAAAGCATAATAAGTATTCTGATGTTGATGAAATTTGTGTAGTATTTGTctcattttttctgtttttaaaaatagaaaaagataataattttctataattCGTATTGATAATAAATGATATTCTTAAGTTTGGATCATAAATGTCcccaataatttttcttattaaaaacatacacaaataattttaaaatctataatttgaaaaaaaaaacattttaaaaaataagaatttttctatcttaaatttatttaatcaaacaaaactatgaaaagaaatatgataaattaaatagaattacaaaattgaaattcatcTAACCAATTTGGATTTAGTcgctaaataaaaaattctatacgtcgtcaatttttatttttgttcgaAATCTAGTTGgaaatccaaaacaaattttcatatttaaaacaaCTTCCATATCTTTTcataattattcaaataattattgaacatatttcttttattcacaatcataaatttccaaataaaatggatgagatattatgataaaataataatctcatTCCATTTCATTCCCAAACATGTAAAGGCTTCAAAAGgaataatcaaattaatgacTCAGATTCCCTTTCTTCTATTccctatccttttttttttttttttgttcaattgcCTTCCATTCCCAGTTTAGTCCCTACAATTGATGAAAACAAACTGAACACCCAGCTACTTATCAGAAATCAAGTAGTTGGTGGGACCAACTCATGTGAGAGCATcatttatttgaataatatttagctaatattttcacattttagAATGACCAGCCATAGAAAAGGAAAGATACATTTAAGCAGAAGGAAATAATGGGGAACAAAGGATCCAGAATCAATCAGTAATGCCACTGCTCACTCCTGCCATATCTTGATGGTGGGGTCTTTTCCAACCCCACCAGGAGGAGGCTCATGAGCAACAAATGCATTTCATATTAACATGTAACCCATCCATTGCTCTCTAACCGTATCCTAGGGTTGGAGTTGGCTCCTCCAAGCTAAGCAGGTCATGGTCTGCAACCTAGCCAAGTGTGGTGTCACTATCATGGACGTCCACAGTCGTTGACATGAATAGATTGTAAAATGCTCTCTTtttaccaaaaaagaaaaagaaaacaaaatcatgtAAAAAAAAGCCAATAACAGAACACAATGACCTCCTGTGGTCCTATAATCCCAACAGGATATTCATGGCTCCTTCACCCCACTGCAGTGGTCACAAAAGTTTGCAACGGTAGGTTCCTAACTCATATCATTCATACCATGTCAACTACCACAAATGAAATGTAATGTTTCAGACAAAAATTATGATCATGATCAAAGGAGTAGGCAAGCTGATTATACAAGCAATATCACAAACATCCAGCTTTTGATTTGCGCGTAAGACAATGAAGATATGAGGAATTTTCAGAAAAGGTTTACATTACAGTCATCGACATGATTTGACGAGCAAGACCTGGATCTTGCTGCAGCAGCTCCCTCAGGTTGTTCTCTACCTCTGCCATCTGCTTCTCTAAGTATTCCTTGGAAGTCTGTCCAACGTGCAACAAATCTTAGtttcaatcaaattttcaccagaGATACAAGTTTGTGGTTGTAGACTGTAGCTTGTGAGATCCAAACTCAAGCCCCAAAAGGTGTTCAATTAGAGTAACAAACTCGAGTAAGGTAGGGTTGCTTGCATGATTGTTGTATGTTACAAACTGTTAAGAGCTTGAGGCTTGAGGCTTAAGCCAAGCCCCGGACAACCAAACTTGTAGTGATTGGAGAAAAGCCTGAACACAAGCCTGATAAACAACAAGACGGGTAGAAGCCTGGGTTGAGGCCAAACTAAGTTAGAAAAGAAGGGGTTAGCTAGGCCTTTCTACAACCCTAATTGGAAATTTCATGGCGGTAACAATCTGCATTAGCAGAAAACAAACCCAATATTCGGCACATTCCTGGGAAGGAAAAGGGGACAAAAGCTGTTGAAATCTCCTCCTAAGCAATTAGGCAAATCCTCTcctaagtttttaaattttgcaatCTCCTCCATTAATTCGGTAAACCTTTTCTAAAGACACTCCTTAAGTAATACAATTTTGTGGAAAAAGCTGCTTCTAATTCATCAATAACCATGGTTAACAATTCAAAAACCTGTTAAGACTACTGCAACTTAAAACCGATTTGGCTCTTGTAATCTTCAATATTTCCAGTTCCATCACTATCTATTTTGGTCACAAGTAAAAGTGTTCTCCAAGCTCACCCACACTTTaaacaaatttgaagaaaactaaaaaggaataaataaataaaaggcaGGATTAATCTCATAACTTCTGCCTTCATGTGATCATGTGAAACACTACATAGAGAGGAAGAAAGCAGAAAAGCAGACCTGTAAACCAGCAATTGCAGCTTCACTATCCTTGAGCTTCTGTTCCTGTTCACTCATTAAGGCCGATTTTGGCTCTAAGACGAACCTGCTCACATTAGAAATAAAGTGAAAAGGAAGGGGGAAGAAATAAACAAGCAAGTTCATCagcatatcatatatcattgGGAGTCCACAAACTAAGATTCATTAACtgcaaggaaagaaagattatCCAGAACTCACGTTCTCCctgcaaaacaaaagaagacaTCATCTAAATGGGTAAAATGGCCTGTGtggattaaaatcaataaaatgatGTGTCATTAATACCCTACCAAGACTATTCATGAATATATTGGGCAACTGataaaataaaaccatgaaGATGGATATTCATTTTCTTAGATAAAACAGATATATTAAACTAAACACACACTAATATGTGACAATAACATGAAAATTCTCTGTCAATATGAGATTATGGTTTCATTTACATACCTATAGACTTGTATGTGTTTGTATCATCAGACAATTGGCGCAGTTCTTCCAAGGTTAAGAAAGCacgcttcttttctccttctttgtTCCGCATCTGGTTCTGCACCTGAAATCCAGGGGATTCCctattttatttccaaatactgataaatcttaaaatatacTCCTTCACtgttagaaataaatttagtgATCAAACCAACAAGCAAGGTAACCACACTCTAGAGCCCTAAACCAAAATCTTAAAGAAACACGATAAAATGGTTCTACATTTTTCCTCCTCTTTATTGACAAACTACATGGTTCTGGGTAAGGACAGGTCCAGGATGTGTCTAATAGTCAAAtacatctaataaaaaaatttagggcATAAGGAATAGCTAATTGTAGAAGTTTCCAATGAATCATCCTTAGGCAAAATGAGGTATCTATGAAATAGAATGTCCAATGTGAACTCcactaatttttaaatagaaaaaattggaaGCATTGCCCAAATATCCCAAGAAAGCTCAGAAAACAGAGAGAAAACAcagatattttggaaaagttcaaacaaataaaattccAAGCTTCgattatatttgtaataactgtTTACAACAACGTTAACAACTTAACTAATCTGTAGCTAATCAAAATCCTGTTAAACTAACTAAATAATTCTCTAACTATTAGTTAGTCTTCCACCTGACCTCAAGATGAACTGTCCTGGGAGAACAGTCAGCTTGCTGAGTTCTATAAACCAAAAAGAAGGAAGATGCTTTGTGAAAATATCCGCAAGCTGATCTAAAAAAGGAACATATTGTATCACCAAATCCTTACAAAGAACCATActctaaataaaatgaaaatccatcTCAACATGTTTCATTCTACTATGAAACACTGAGTTAGAAGCAAGTTGAGTACCACCAATATTATCACACCAGAACACTGGTATGGAAGGCCAAACAAGATGCAACCCACAAAAAGAAGACTGAAACCATGAAAGTTCAGCAGCAACATTAGCCAATGCTCAATATTCTGACTTCATACTACTTGAGATACAACACGTTGTTTAGATGAAGACCAAGAGACCAAACTATCTCCAAAAAAGACACAGAATCCTCCTATGCTACGTCGATCATCAGGCTAAGATTCCTAATCTGCATTTGTAAATGCAAACAGATAAAGAAATGAAGAAGCCCACAGAGTAAGACCATGAGTCATCAAGCCACAGAGATAGCGTAAAATTCTTTAGACATAGTGACAAAGCTCTATAGTCAGGTTCTACATAAATTGACAAGCCTTGTTGACAGCAAAAGCAAGCTTTGTTTGATTGATTGTAACATATTGAAGAGCACCCACTCTACCTCTATATAGAGTCGGATCATCCAAGAAAGCACCATCAAACTTGGACTGCAATTTACCAATAACACCGAGAGAGTAGCTACAGGTTTAGCATCAAGCATATCTGTCTTGAGTAAAAGATCCCGAATATACTAGATTTGACTCAAATGAAGTTGTCGAGATTGAAAACAAACCTCAACACCAAGTAACAAGACCAAGATCTTGTAAAGCAAGTTGAGAATTAAAGAGAGGCCCTTTGGAAGCAAGTCATCAGTCAAAAGTATGGTGAAGACGATGGGGGGTGGCATTCCCACAAGGTAAGTGAGAGGCTTggtgtggggttgtggaaagctATTAGGAAAGAGTGGAATTTTTTGAGTGGTAGGTTGGCCTTCCAAGTGGGCAATGGGCAGAGAGTGAGATTTTGGATGGACAAGTAGTGTAGAGACAAGCCACTTTGTGAGTCCTTCCCTTCCTTATTTACCCTTTCTTCATCTAAGGAAGCTTGGGCGGCAAATGTTTGGAACCTTGAAGGTGAAAGGGGTGGATGGACCCCTCTTTTCTCTAAggcctttaatgattgggagttagatTTGTTGGAGCGTTTTCTACAAAATATTCAAGCAATTAGGGTTCACAGGGATGTAGATGATAAGAGTGATTTGGACGGCTTCGAGGTGTGGGACCTTTTCGGTCAAATCTCTCTATTCTATCTTGGAGCCCGAAGATTCTCCTTTGTTCCCTAGTGGTAGTATTTGCAGATCAAGCGTGCCTCCTAAGGTGGCTTTCTTTACTTGGAAGGCTTTTTGGGGGAAAGTCTTAGCTCTAGACCAACTCCAAAGGAGGGGTTTCTttttggcaaataggtgtttcCTTTGCCTCTCTAAAGCAGAGACGGTTGATTACTTTCTTCACTGTGCAAAGACTTgagttctttggaatcttcttttctccctctttGGTGTGTCTTGGATTCTTTCTTGTTCAGTGGAGGAAACTCTTCTTAGGTGGCATGGGTCATTTGCGGGTAAAGCTCGTAAAAAGGCTTGGCAAGTAGCccctttatgtatattttggacagTGTGGAAGGAAAAGAATTTGTTAGCATTTGACAATGAAAAGCTATCGATctaaagattgaaaaattcttttgcatgTGATCTATAAATATGAACATTATTTCTCTTGTAagcttcattgattggttagaCTCTAAGTAAGGGCAAGtgatgttttttatttcttcccccccccccccccccccccctctctcccTCTGGTTTGAGTCTTTATGCTTCTTTTGTATAATTCATGTATATTGTGAGGGCATTGTTTTTTGTGTCTCCTCTACACATAAATATACGAattttatttacctatcaaaaataaaaataaaaaataaaaaataaaaaaataaaaaaaataaaaaaataaaattaagagattGAATCAAACTAGTAATATGTGAGATGTAATCACCAATTACCaatatgtcatcaacataaattaaGATGATAAGCATGGCAGTAGAAGATTTGGAAATGAACAAAGAAGTATCAATTTTGGAACACTAAACCCCACTGCAGTAAGACATTACTCAGTTTAGTAAACCAGGAAAGCAAGACTTGCTTAAGAGCATAAAGTGCCTTACTTAGCTTGCACACAGGTGGCTGAGGCATAACTTGCTCCATTAAACACCATTCAAGAAAGCATTATGAATGTCTAATTGTTGAACCTCCCAATATCGCGACCAAGCAAGTGTCAAAACAACTCAACTGGTGATTGCCTTAACAATAGGCTAAAAGTCTCAAAATAATCCAAACCATGTGTTTGATTAAATCCTTAGTAACATGACGAGGCTTATAACACTCAATAGGCCCATTCGACTTGAACTTCAATTTAAACACCCACTTACAACCAATAAGATTAGCAACATATGGTGGAGGAACAAGCTGCTAGTATTATTGTTTTGGAAGTTCTACTAGCCTATAGTGGGTGGAGAAGTGATGCAGGTTTTTGAGGAATTCTATTTGCAGAATATTGTGCTTTGAAGTCATAACGCAACCTTTTTAGCTCTTATCCCGAAGAAAGGAGGGGCAAGTGATGTGTAGGATTTCAGGCCTATTAGTCTTGTAGGAAGCCTTTATAAAATTCTTGCAAAAGTCCGAGCTAAAAGGCTGAAAAGTGTGATTGGCAAAGTGGTATTGAACAGCCAGAACGTCTTTGTGGGTGGAAGACAAATTCTGGATACAGCCTTGGTAGCTAATGAGGCGATCAACTAGAGGAAACGAAGTTCAAATGTGAGTTTAGTTTGTaaattgaacattgaaaaaGCTTACAATCATGTAAATTAGAACTTCCTTCTTTCAGTTTTGGAGAAGATGGGTTTCAAGCCCAAGTGGCGTcagtggattttttttctgCGTTTCTATTATAAGAATGGTAGTCTTAATCAATGGTACTCTTACTGATTTCTTCTCGACACATAAAGGCCTGAGGCAGGGGGACCCATTGTCACCTCATTTGTTTGTGCTGATTATGGAAGTTTACAGTGGTTTAATTGCTAAAGCTGAAGAGGGAGGCTTCATTACAGGTTTCAAAGTAGTGGGGAGAGATGGAGAAGGGGTTCATGTCTCTCACTTGTTGTTTGCAGATGACATTCTTCTTTTTTGTGAGGATAATGAGGATTAGTTGAAGTTTTGGAAGAGGATTGTTACTTGCTTCGAATTGGTATCAAGTCTGAAAATAAACTtgcagaaaagtgaaattaTTCCAATGGGGGGCACGGAGGATGTGGAAAGAGCAGTTGCTCTATTTGGATATAAAGTAGGGAAACTCCCTACTTTTTATCTAGGCTTACCTCTTGCAGTCCCTCATAAGTCGTATGGAGTTTGAGACGTAATAGAGGAGAGATTCAAGAGAAAATTGGCTACTTGGAAGAAACAATACTTGTCCAAAGGAGGAAGACTCACCCTTATTAAGTGCACTCTTTCGAACCTCCCGATCTACTTTATGTCGTTTTTTTAATTCCAAGGAAAGTAAGAATcacattagaaataaaaaaaatggagtttttgCGGGGTGATATGGAGGAAAGGAGGAAGATACACTTGGTAAGTTGGTTGGTTATTTGTAAAGCTAAGAACCATGGAGGGCTCGGGTTAAGGCACTTGGAGGGGGGCTCAATCAAGCTTTGTTAGGCAAATGGTTGTGGAAATTTTCCCTTAAGAGGGAGAGCTTTTGGAGGAGAGTCATTAGAGGAAAATTTGGGGAGGTGGAGGGGGTTTGGACCACTAGAGAGGAGAGGGATTCTTTTTGGGCTGAgcctttggaaagacattagaaaaAAGTGTGAAGAGTTCATTCTTAGAACTAGTATCCGTATTGGAAATGGTAGACACATGAGTTTTTTGTGGGATAATTGGTTGGGGATTCTAAATTGAAGgatgttttttcttctctattcagGATTGCAGCCCACAAATTTGCTACAGTGGCAAACCTTTGGGGGAGGCAAGGGGATGGAGGCGGTCGTTGGGAGGTGCATTTTAGAAGATCTTTCCAAGATTAAGAATTGGAGGCAACTCATTTTTTAGAACATATTTTTGTGCTAAAGGTTCAAGAAGGGGAGGATTCATTAGCTTGGAAGAATGATGGAAGGGGAAAGTTTAGTGTCGAATCATATTATAAGTCGTTAAGGGCTGAAA
Proteins encoded in this window:
- the LOC117924470 gene encoding prefoldin subunit 1 isoform X1, translating into MADEANRTAFMEIQGHMIETTGKLKQVQNQMRNKEGEKKRAFLTLEELRQLSDDTNTYKSIGRTFVLEPKSALMSEQEQKLKDSEAAIAGLQTSKEYLEKQMAEVENNLRELLQQDPGLARQIMSMTVM
- the LOC117924470 gene encoding prefoldin subunit 1 isoform X2, producing MADEANRTVQNQMRNKEGEKKRAFLTLEELRQLSDDTNTYKSIGRTFVLEPKSALMSEQEQKLKDSEAAIAGLQTSKEYLEKQMAEVENNLRELLQQDPGLARQIMSMTVM